The following coding sequences are from one Candidatus Bathyarchaeota archaeon window:
- the hemC gene encoding hydroxymethylbilane synthase, with protein MKFVVGTRGSRLSRVQTEQFLDQLKRAQPQAEFEIKIIKTLGDTEQNKPLFTIDSQGIFEKEIDQALINDEADFAVASLKDVPTAENPQTTIAAIPQRAAPNDALISRSNQKLKDLPKGAVIGTGSLRRLAQVKNMRPDLEVKAIRGNVDTRIQKVQSGEFDGIIIAKAGLERMHLTRHITEEFTVEEFPSAPGQGALAIVAKKTNVKVTDFLQAIEHKQTRAEVTAERSLMFELGGGCRVPIGAVGKTNGTTLTLLGVMFTLDGQSKIQADAKGTLENAAQIGKEVAQQLVEQGAKEIEQTWRKKYGPW; from the coding sequence ATGAAGTTTGTTGTGGGCACTAGGGGCAGTAGGCTTTCGCGTGTGCAGACCGAGCAGTTTTTGGATCAGCTTAAACGGGCGCAGCCGCAAGCCGAGTTTGAAATCAAAATCATCAAAACCCTTGGGGATACCGAACAAAACAAGCCCCTATTCACCATTGACAGCCAAGGCATTTTCGAAAAAGAAATCGACCAAGCCCTCATCAACGACGAAGCCGACTTTGCAGTAGCCAGCCTCAAAGACGTCCCCACTGCAGAAAACCCCCAAACCACCATTGCAGCCATCCCCCAACGCGCCGCCCCCAACGACGCCCTCATCTCACGAAGCAACCAAAAACTCAAAGATCTGCCAAAGGGGGCAGTCATCGGCACAGGCAGCTTACGCAGACTAGCCCAAGTCAAAAACATGCGTCCAGACTTGGAAGTGAAAGCCATACGGGGCAACGTGGATACGCGTATTCAGAAAGTGCAAAGCGGCGAGTTTGACGGCATCATCATTGCGAAGGCGGGGCTGGAGCGAATGCATCTAACAAGGCACATAACAGAAGAGTTCACAGTTGAAGAGTTTCCCTCAGCGCCAGGTCAAGGAGCCCTAGCCATAGTTGCCAAGAAAACTAATGTGAAGGTTACAGATTTTTTGCAGGCTATAGAGCATAAGCAAACGCGAGCGGAAGTCACAGCCGAGAGGAGCCTGATGTTTGAACTTGGCGGAGGCTGCCGCGTACCCATCGGCGCAGTAGGAAAAACAAACGGCACCACGTTAACGCTTTTGGGGGTCATGTTCACGTTAGATGGACAAAGCAAAATCCAAGCAGACGCAAAAGGCACCCTTGAAAACGCCGCACAAATCGGCAAGGAAGTAGCCCAACAACTCGTTGAGCAGGGAGCAAAAGAAATCGAACAAACATGGAGGAAAAAGTATGGCCCGTGGTAA
- a CDS encoding bifunctional precorrin-2 dehydrogenase/sirohydrochlorin ferrochelatase, protein MLIDFRAEGKTVLVVGGGAEGYRKTKDFVEAGFTVHVVSEEFSDGIQKLAKQGKIGVKESRVETPETFFANLESKPDLFVAVTDDAELNARLIKHAKAEGCMVYSPDNPTTSDFTLPAVAKIGEVRIAVSTSGSSPAMASVLRKRIEKLITQEDLLQIKLQKHVRKLLKRKVLDQKVRKELLYAIMDDVEVQELLGQGKFEEAKAKAEALTNLHLDS, encoded by the coding sequence ATGCTTATAGATTTCAGGGCAGAAGGCAAAACCGTTTTGGTAGTTGGCGGCGGCGCGGAGGGGTACCGTAAAACTAAGGATTTCGTGGAGGCGGGCTTTACCGTTCATGTGGTCAGCGAAGAGTTCTCTGATGGCATACAAAAGCTTGCCAAGCAGGGAAAAATAGGCGTCAAAGAATCCCGCGTAGAAACGCCTGAAACGTTTTTTGCTAACCTTGAATCTAAGCCAGACCTTTTTGTTGCAGTTACCGATGATGCTGAATTAAACGCCAGGTTAATCAAACACGCCAAAGCGGAGGGCTGCATGGTTTACTCACCCGACAACCCCACCACCAGCGATTTCACGTTGCCCGCGGTAGCCAAAATCGGGGAAGTACGCATAGCCGTTTCAACTTCAGGCAGCAGCCCTGCCATGGCTAGTGTGCTTCGAAAACGCATTGAAAAACTAATAACGCAAGAGGATTTACTTCAAATTAAACTGCAAAAGCATGTAAGGAAACTGCTTAAGCGCAAAGTGTTAGACCAAAAGGTTCGAAAAGAGTTACTCTATGCAATAATGGACGATGTTGAGGTGCAGGAGCTGCTTGGGCAGGGCAAATTTGAAGAGGCAAAAGCCAAAGCAGAAGCCTTGACGAATTTGCATCTTGATAGCTAA
- a CDS encoding OsmC family protein has product MSEPAVTKLKLLDGYRFNAEFNVEGVPDLIVDEAPPLGGGAGPNPAQLLSVAVGHCMSSSLLFCLQRSRIKVKNLETTLNVNPTRNAEGRLRIKSIDVKLHVEVAEEDKPRLPRCLEIFENYCTVTQSVRQGIDVSVDIK; this is encoded by the coding sequence ATGTCTGAACCTGCCGTGACTAAACTGAAGCTTTTGGATGGTTACCGTTTTAATGCTGAGTTTAACGTTGAGGGCGTGCCTGATTTGATTGTTGATGAAGCGCCGCCTCTTGGGGGTGGGGCTGGTCCAAATCCTGCACAGCTGCTCTCTGTTGCGGTTGGGCACTGCATGAGTTCTAGTCTGCTGTTTTGTTTGCAGCGTTCACGAATCAAGGTCAAAAACTTGGAGACAACGCTAAACGTGAACCCCACGCGAAACGCTGAAGGACGGCTTAGAATCAAAAGCATAGACGTCAAGCTTCACGTAGAAGTCGCCGAAGAAGACAAACCGCGCCTGCCCCGATGTCTGGAGATTTTCGAAAATTACTGCACCGTAACCCAAAGCGTACGCCAAGGCATAGACGTCTCCGTAGACATAAAATAG
- the hemL gene encoding glutamate-1-semialdehyde 2,1-aminomutase, with translation MVESAAVTTSKSKELFDKAKKTIPGGVNSPVRAFEPNPFFAARAEGSKLYGVDGEVYIDYCMAYGAIFLGHANPEVAQAVTAQLKHGSLFGVPTALEVEFAERVKELFPSVEMLRLVNSGTEATMHAIRTARGYTGRKKIIKFEGCFHGAHDCVLVKAGSGASTFGAPTSPGIPTQTTQNTIVLSYNNPQAIEETFKREGNDIAAVIVEPVMGNAGLILPKQQYLQQLRRTCSEYGAVLIFDEIITGFRLALGGAQEHYGVQPDMTTLGKVLGGGFPLAVFGGKKEIMQHISPSGKVYQAGTFCGNPISTTAATKTLQILQQNQKEIYPRLQKNGAELKKALTDYAADYNLQVQVHNIASMFQIFFTAQPVWDYQSVMSADIERFQAYFRELLKQGIFIPPAQFETCFLSNAHSEDDLKATVEAFGRALKAASKVGGKSA, from the coding sequence ATGGTTGAATCAGCAGCAGTAACCACAAGCAAATCCAAAGAACTCTTCGACAAAGCCAAAAAAACCATCCCCGGAGGCGTCAACAGCCCCGTGCGGGCATTTGAGCCAAACCCGTTCTTTGCAGCCAGAGCAGAGGGCTCCAAACTTTACGGCGTCGACGGCGAAGTCTACATAGACTACTGCATGGCATACGGCGCCATCTTTTTGGGGCACGCTAACCCCGAGGTAGCCCAAGCCGTCACGGCGCAACTAAAGCATGGGTCGCTGTTTGGGGTGCCGACTGCGTTGGAGGTGGAGTTCGCAGAACGCGTCAAGGAGTTGTTTCCAAGCGTTGAGATGTTGCGGCTGGTTAACTCAGGCACCGAAGCTACCATGCACGCGATTAGAACGGCGCGCGGCTACACGGGCAGAAAGAAAATAATAAAGTTCGAAGGTTGCTTCCACGGCGCTCACGACTGCGTACTGGTCAAGGCAGGTTCAGGAGCCAGCACCTTTGGCGCACCAACCTCGCCAGGCATACCCACCCAAACTACGCAGAACACCATAGTTTTGTCCTACAACAACCCCCAAGCCATAGAAGAAACGTTCAAACGCGAAGGCAATGACATCGCCGCAGTTATCGTTGAGCCTGTCATGGGAAACGCAGGGCTTATACTTCCAAAACAACAGTACCTGCAGCAACTGCGCAGAACATGCAGCGAGTACGGGGCGGTTTTGATTTTCGACGAAATCATCACGGGTTTCCGATTAGCACTTGGCGGCGCACAAGAGCACTACGGCGTGCAACCTGACATGACAACGTTGGGCAAAGTTTTGGGCGGCGGCTTTCCCCTCGCGGTGTTTGGAGGCAAAAAAGAAATCATGCAGCACATCTCGCCGTCGGGCAAAGTCTACCAAGCAGGAACGTTCTGCGGCAACCCCATCTCAACAACCGCAGCCACCAAAACCCTGCAAATCCTACAGCAAAACCAAAAAGAAATCTACCCACGGCTGCAAAAAAACGGCGCGGAACTAAAAAAGGCGCTCACAGACTACGCAGCAGACTACAACTTACAGGTACAGGTTCACAACATCGCATCCATGTTCCAAATCTTCTTCACCGCGCAACCCGTATGGGATTACCAAAGCGTCATGTCCGCGGATATCGAAAGGTTCCAAGCGTACTTCCGTGAACTGCTCAAGCAGGGCATCTTCATCCCTCCCGCACAGTTCGAAACCTGCTTCTTATCAAACGCCCACTCAGAAGACGACCTAAAAGCTACTGTGGAAGCTTTTGGCAGGGCTCTTAAGGCAGCATCCAAAGTAGGGGGCAAGTCGGCGTAG
- the cobA gene encoding uroporphyrinogen-III C-methyltransferase, protein MARGKVFLVGAGPSDPKLLTLRALELLKSAELVVYDRLVSEEIMKFAPKSAEKIYVGKRSGKHVVPQDKITELLVEKALAGRDVVRLKGGDPFIFGRGGEEAQALTKNAVEFEVVPGISSSVAAPMYAGIPLTHRDYASSVAVVTGHQAGEGTRNIDWASIARAVDTVVVLMGVESLESIAGKLLEGGVDPDLPVALVEQGTTKNQRSVTGSLKTIAEQAKTQNVKPPAVIVIGKVVELGRELAWFKPTH, encoded by the coding sequence ATGGCCCGTGGTAAGGTGTTTTTGGTTGGAGCAGGTCCAAGCGACCCGAAGTTGTTGACGTTGAGGGCTTTAGAGCTTTTGAAGTCAGCGGAGTTGGTGGTTTATGACCGACTGGTAAGTGAGGAAATCATGAAGTTTGCGCCCAAATCCGCAGAGAAAATCTATGTGGGCAAGCGTTCGGGCAAGCATGTGGTTCCTCAAGACAAAATCACCGAGTTACTCGTGGAAAAAGCTTTGGCTGGCAGAGATGTGGTGCGGCTCAAGGGCGGTGACCCATTCATTTTTGGCAGGGGCGGCGAAGAAGCCCAAGCCCTCACAAAGAACGCCGTAGAATTCGAAGTGGTTCCAGGCATCTCCTCGTCGGTTGCGGCGCCCATGTACGCAGGCATACCACTCACGCACAGGGACTACGCATCGTCGGTGGCTGTTGTTACGGGGCATCAAGCAGGCGAAGGCACACGAAACATTGACTGGGCAAGCATTGCACGCGCAGTGGATACGGTGGTGGTTTTGATGGGCGTAGAATCCTTAGAGTCCATTGCGGGTAAGCTGTTGGAGGGCGGCGTAGACCCCGATTTGCCCGTGGCGCTTGTTGAGCAGGGAACCACCAAAAACCAGCGCAGCGTTACAGGTAGCCTCAAAACCATCGCGGAGCAAGCCAAAACCCAAAACGTGAAACCCCCCGCAGTCATAGTAATTGGCAAAGTCGTCGAGTTAGGCAGGGAACTTGCATGGTTCAAACCAACTCATTAA
- a CDS encoding uroporphyrinogen-III synthase, with translation MVQTNSLNGKTVATTRPRGQNQQAAQIIQRLGGKPYLVPTIEIKPPTDLAPIREFIMKLERSAVDYTVFMSTNGVNHLFEAAEKLELQTALQKGLKSTAVVAVGPQTAQELQTRGVQVELIPEKYTSEGILQMLRTRGVQGKLIGIPRTSAAAPTLKETLTHEGANVEEVYVYESKLPQDKEANSRFASDLLEGKIDAVVFGSSMSARNLFRLVEPEVSSEQLRVVLNGKVVVVAIGPVTAEALEDLGVVVDVVPEKHLFEDALLALARFWAR, from the coding sequence ATGGTTCAAACCAACTCATTAAACGGCAAAACCGTCGCCACCACTCGTCCTCGCGGGCAAAACCAGCAAGCCGCCCAAATCATACAGCGCTTAGGCGGGAAACCCTATTTAGTGCCGACCATAGAAATCAAACCGCCCACTGACCTCGCCCCCATAAGAGAGTTCATTATGAAACTGGAGAGGAGCGCAGTGGATTACACGGTTTTTATGAGCACCAACGGCGTAAACCACCTCTTTGAGGCGGCAGAAAAACTTGAACTACAAACGGCGCTGCAGAAAGGCTTGAAAAGCACGGCGGTCGTGGCGGTTGGACCCCAAACAGCCCAAGAACTCCAAACCCGCGGCGTACAGGTAGAGTTGATTCCTGAGAAGTACACGTCAGAAGGAATTTTACAGATGCTACGAACCCGAGGCGTTCAAGGTAAATTAATTGGTATCCCGCGGACGTCAGCAGCAGCCCCCACACTCAAAGAAACCCTCACCCACGAAGGCGCCAATGTCGAAGAAGTCTACGTGTACGAATCCAAACTGCCACAGGACAAAGAAGCCAACTCAAGGTTTGCATCTGATTTGCTGGAGGGGAAAATTGATGCGGTCGTGTTTGGCAGTTCGATGAGTGCTAGGAACTTGTTTAGGCTGGTGGAGCCTGAGGTTTCATCTGAGCAGTTGCGGGTGGTTTTGAATGGTAAGGTGGTTGTTGTGGCGATTGGTCCTGTGACGGCGGAGGCGTTGGAGGATTTGGGTGTTGTGGTGGATGTGGTTCCTGAGAAGCATTTGTTTGAGGATGCTCTGCTGGCTTTGGCTCGGTTTTGGGCGCGTTAG
- the pyk gene encoding pyruvate kinase — MKKTKILCTIGPASIEKQTLQQMYNAGMNGARINTAYGDQAQYRKVIKNVREVAEIPIILDLKGPEIRLHASQPQTVNKGDFLEVGFDGEATSFNHDFYDKVSVDDYIYVDNGKIKTQIVEKANRKLRLIVLDKGRIEDGKGINVPNKQLSVPTLCAKDFELIAFAKELDVEYLALSFTRNANDIKTLQANTQNFTGGIIAKIENFEGVNNIEEIMDVADGVMVARGDLGVEIEPERVPLVQKRIIRRCNQRGMLVVTATEMLDSMIHQSNPTRAEVSDVANAILDGTDAVMLSGETAIGMYPVDAVGMMSRIAVESEKAVETTVVDTGEFLNISDTVSEAIQWICNDMPLDKVITLTRSGYTARMITRFKVPQPIIAVTPNNNVKKQLELIFGVQPVQIDYRNEKDRILSVATKLHDMNLVDEEDIVLFTAAMRTTKTHASNTIEIHSIKGLKKLASL; from the coding sequence TTGAAGAAAACCAAAATACTTTGCACTATAGGGCCTGCCAGCATCGAAAAACAAACCCTGCAACAGATGTACAATGCAGGCATGAATGGCGCACGCATAAACACCGCCTACGGAGACCAAGCCCAGTACCGCAAAGTCATCAAAAACGTGCGTGAAGTCGCTGAAATTCCCATAATTCTTGATTTGAAAGGTCCCGAGATTCGGCTTCACGCCTCTCAACCTCAAACCGTCAACAAAGGCGACTTCTTAGAAGTAGGCTTTGACGGCGAAGCAACCAGTTTCAATCATGACTTTTACGATAAAGTCTCTGTTGACGACTACATTTACGTGGATAACGGCAAAATCAAAACCCAAATCGTCGAGAAAGCCAACCGTAAACTGAGGTTGATAGTCTTGGATAAGGGGCGCATTGAGGACGGGAAGGGCATAAACGTTCCCAACAAACAGCTCTCCGTACCTACCCTGTGCGCAAAAGATTTCGAACTTATCGCTTTCGCCAAAGAACTTGACGTGGAATACCTTGCACTCTCGTTTACCCGAAACGCAAACGACATCAAAACCCTGCAAGCAAACACCCAAAACTTCACGGGCGGCATCATAGCCAAAATCGAAAACTTTGAGGGCGTAAACAACATCGAAGAAATCATGGACGTCGCCGACGGGGTTATGGTTGCGCGTGGGGACCTTGGCGTGGAAATTGAGCCTGAACGAGTTCCTCTTGTCCAAAAACGCATAATCCGACGCTGCAACCAACGCGGCATGCTCGTTGTAACCGCCACGGAAATGCTTGACTCCATGATTCATCAATCAAACCCCACCCGCGCAGAAGTTAGCGACGTGGCAAACGCGATTTTGGACGGCACCGACGCGGTTATGCTTTCAGGAGAAACCGCCATTGGAATGTACCCTGTAGACGCTGTGGGTATGATGTCGCGTATAGCTGTGGAATCTGAAAAAGCCGTGGAGACAACTGTGGTGGACACAGGAGAATTCCTAAACATTTCTGATACGGTTAGCGAGGCTATCCAGTGGATATGCAACGACATGCCCCTAGACAAAGTCATAACCCTCACACGTTCAGGCTACACCGCCCGCATGATAACCCGCTTCAAGGTACCTCAACCCATAATCGCCGTAACCCCAAACAACAACGTCAAAAAACAGCTTGAACTAATCTTTGGCGTACAACCTGTACAGATTGATTACCGAAACGAAAAAGACCGCATCCTATCAGTTGCCACCAAACTCCACGACATGAACCTTGTAGACGAGGAAGATATTGTGTTGTTCACGGCGGCTATGCGAACAACCAAAACGCACGCAAGCAACACCATCGAAATCCACAGCATCAAAGGACTCAAAAAACTCGCCAGCCTCTAA
- a CDS encoding GDSL-type esterase/lipase family protein: MHVKEGMEIVRVKFLAVFLAVVLVLVSSVVVLENLSNSSAEPIRVACVGDSITEYTNYPQTLQDLLGDRYFVENFGASGSTVLCHTYNPYMGTHEFYHAQKFQPNIVIIMLGTNDAREDIYQAINNFESDYQNLINQLQNLESNPQIYLVTPPPIFDNNLSLNNTNLTEGIIPLIEEIANQNCLITINVYNALTEYSQYFPDGVHPTDEAATIIANQIYQGIS, from the coding sequence ATGCACGTAAAGGAAGGAATGGAAATAGTTAGGGTAAAGTTTTTGGCGGTCTTCCTTGCAGTTGTTTTGGTCTTGGTGAGTTCGGTAGTGGTACTTGAAAACTTGTCAAATAGCAGCGCTGAACCGATTCGTGTTGCTTGCGTGGGAGACAGCATTACAGAATACACCAATTACCCCCAAACCCTGCAAGACCTGCTTGGGGACAGGTATTTTGTGGAGAATTTTGGAGCAAGTGGTTCAACGGTGCTGTGCCACACGTACAATCCGTACATGGGAACACATGAATTCTACCACGCTCAAAAGTTCCAGCCCAACATCGTAATCATTATGCTGGGAACCAATGATGCCCGAGAGGACATTTACCAAGCAATCAACAATTTTGAATCAGACTACCAAAACCTCATCAACCAGCTACAAAATCTTGAAAGCAACCCCCAAATCTACCTCGTAACACCGCCCCCCATATTCGACAATAACCTAAGCCTAAACAACACAAACCTCACCGAAGGCATAATCCCACTCATAGAAGAAATCGCAAACCAAAACTGCTTAATCACCATAAACGTCTACAACGCCCTAACCGAGTACTCACAATACTTCCCCGACGGCGTCCACCCCACAGATGAAGCCGCAACCATAATCGCCAACCAAATCTACCAAGGAATCAGCTAA
- a CDS encoding AAA family ATPase — MGLAYLPGALPCFEAFGNLPTHLVLEDGLVEGKPAAEVLDMIIIPGGSLVESQSIKSGVMREILKMADSGRFVLGICSGFQILSQGTDIGRLSSTPIMRDGLGLVDAEFSPLVCTDQIQATITDTSFLTSAVGEQVNGFHCHTYGKIVPHKKAKPILTSHTKRLNYRSNPQDLISGIANKEGNVVGIITHGLLDQNSLIIEGIAKSLDINAQELTKIRVANAKLLSKIKSEIGVQTGIHAKPPQIAASKKGVLMVTALGSGSGKTFIVAGLSGALKKLGVNVGVVKVGGDIRDLVPSLYLIKEPIRCYSSVRVGRSGWKDAVEAVNEAAKDYELLLIEGAMSAFTGMLNENVLRPSSTAEVAAVLGVPTVVVVGCNNEGIEGALVSALNYVKLLKSLGVEIVGVILNKVRTSYLTDQIKKVMEQALANAGVKLLGIVPRIDVEGRGAIPEIEIHYDEFGAKAIQTIETSVDLNGIIHAAGPVAKKNLDYEAFVKNFQETLTTDYSAKPKGDKEACL, encoded by the coding sequence GTGGGGCTTGCTTATTTGCCGGGCGCGTTGCCGTGTTTTGAGGCGTTTGGGAATTTGCCAACGCATCTTGTACTGGAAGATGGGCTCGTAGAAGGCAAGCCTGCAGCTGAGGTTTTGGATATGATTATTATTCCTGGCGGTAGCCTTGTGGAGTCGCAGTCTATTAAAAGCGGCGTTATGCGTGAAATTTTGAAGATGGCGGATTCGGGCAGGTTTGTGCTTGGGATTTGCTCGGGTTTTCAGATTCTTTCTCAGGGAACAGACATTGGGCGCTTATCTTCTACGCCAATTATGCGCGACGGCTTAGGACTTGTGGACGCTGAGTTCTCCCCCTTGGTGTGCACCGACCAGATACAAGCCACCATAACAGATACTAGCTTTCTCACCAGCGCCGTCGGAGAACAAGTCAACGGGTTTCACTGCCACACATACGGCAAAATCGTCCCCCACAAAAAAGCTAAACCCATACTCACCTCCCACACCAAACGATTAAACTACCGCAGCAACCCCCAAGACCTCATCTCGGGCATAGCCAACAAAGAAGGCAACGTCGTAGGCATAATCACCCACGGCTTGCTTGACCAAAACAGCCTCATCATCGAGGGCATCGCCAAATCCTTAGACATAAACGCGCAGGAACTCACAAAAATCAGGGTAGCCAACGCCAAACTGCTCAGCAAGATTAAATCGGAAATCGGCGTCCAAACAGGCATCCATGCAAAACCCCCGCAGATAGCAGCCAGCAAAAAGGGAGTCCTGATGGTTACGGCTTTGGGCAGCGGTTCAGGCAAAACCTTCATAGTTGCAGGCTTATCAGGCGCCCTCAAAAAACTTGGCGTAAACGTGGGCGTAGTCAAAGTAGGCGGGGACATACGTGATTTGGTTCCGTCGCTGTACTTGATTAAAGAGCCCATACGCTGCTACTCGTCGGTAAGGGTTGGGCGTAGCGGCTGGAAAGATGCGGTTGAAGCAGTCAACGAAGCCGCAAAAGACTACGAGTTACTATTAATTGAAGGCGCAATGAGCGCGTTTACGGGGATGCTTAACGAGAACGTCTTAAGACCATCGTCTACAGCAGAGGTGGCGGCGGTTTTAGGTGTGCCCACGGTGGTTGTTGTGGGCTGCAACAATGAAGGCATCGAAGGCGCATTAGTTAGCGCACTCAACTACGTAAAACTGCTCAAAAGCCTTGGCGTAGAAATCGTTGGAGTCATCCTAAACAAAGTACGAACCAGCTACCTAACCGACCAAATCAAAAAGGTCATGGAACAGGCGCTTGCCAACGCAGGAGTCAAACTGCTGGGCATTGTGCCGCGCATCGACGTGGAGGGACGAGGCGCGATTCCCGAAATCGAGATTCACTATGACGAGTTCGGAGCCAAAGCCATCCAAACCATAGAAACCTCCGTAGACCTAAACGGCATAATACACGCGGCGGGACCTGTTGCCAAGAAAAACCTCGATTACGAAGCGTTTGTGAAAAACTTCCAAGAAACATTAACAACTGACTACAGCGCCAAACCCAAAGGAGACAAAGAAGCATGCTTATAG
- the hemB gene encoding porphobilinogen synthase, whose amino-acid sequence MDFPTVRMRRLRKTPALRKLVNQTTIQPNNLIYPLFVDENIQKPTPITTMPGISRLPISQVTAEVRQVMEQDVQAVMLFGVPSKKDSVGSGAYAGNGVVQQAIDRLKAEFGEDLVVIGDVCLCEYTSHGHCGVLKNQQVQNDQTLKLLQETAVSQAQAGADMVAPSAMMDGQVQAIREALDDSGFEETAIMSYAVKYASSFYGPFREAAESAPQFGNRKSYQMGFGNVSEALMEADLDVAEGADVIMVKPALAYLDILSLVKEQFNVPIAAYNVSGEYSMIKAAAQNGWIDEKAAALETLTAMKRAGADLIVTYFARDVKKWLNQQQ is encoded by the coding sequence ATGGATTTCCCTACCGTAAGGATGAGAAGGCTACGTAAAACGCCAGCCCTACGAAAACTCGTAAACCAAACAACAATCCAACCCAACAACCTAATCTACCCCCTGTTCGTCGACGAAAACATCCAAAAACCCACCCCCATAACAACTATGCCTGGGATTTCGCGGCTGCCCATAAGTCAGGTGACCGCTGAGGTTAGGCAGGTTATGGAGCAGGATGTACAGGCGGTTATGCTTTTTGGAGTACCCAGCAAGAAGGACTCTGTGGGTTCAGGCGCGTACGCGGGTAACGGTGTAGTTCAGCAGGCAATTGACAGGTTAAAGGCGGAGTTTGGTGAGGACTTGGTGGTTATTGGGGATGTTTGCCTATGCGAGTACACCAGCCATGGGCACTGCGGCGTCCTAAAAAACCAGCAGGTGCAAAACGACCAGACCCTCAAGTTGTTGCAGGAAACCGCGGTCAGCCAAGCCCAAGCAGGAGCCGACATGGTCGCACCCTCAGCCATGATGGACGGGCAAGTGCAAGCAATCAGAGAAGCCCTCGACGATTCAGGATTCGAAGAAACAGCAATCATGTCCTACGCCGTCAAATACGCATCAAGCTTTTATGGTCCGTTTAGGGAAGCTGCCGAGTCTGCGCCTCAGTTTGGGAACCGAAAAAGCTACCAGATGGGCTTTGGCAACGTTTCAGAGGCTCTGATGGAGGCGGATTTGGACGTGGCAGAGGGAGCCGACGTAATCATGGTTAAGCCTGCTTTGGCGTACTTGGATATTCTAAGCCTTGTCAAGGAGCAGTTTAACGTGCCCATTGCAGCATACAATGTCAGCGGCGAATACTCAATGATAAAAGCTGCCGCACAAAACGGTTGGATAGATGAAAAAGCCGCCGCCTTAGAAACCCTAACCGCCATGAAACGAGCAGGCGCAGACCTTATCGTAACTTATTTTGCAAGAGATGTAAAAAAATGGTTGAATCAGCAGCAGTAA